The proteins below come from a single Cervus canadensis isolate Bull #8, Minnesota chromosome 2, ASM1932006v1, whole genome shotgun sequence genomic window:
- the PSMD4 gene encoding 26S proteasome non-ATPase regulatory subunit 4 isoform X1 has translation MVLESTMVCVDNSEYMRNGDFLPTRLQAQQDAVNIVCHSKTRSNPENNVGLITLANDCEVLTTLTPDTGRILSKLHTVQPKGKITFCTGIRVAHLALKHRQGKNHKMRIIAFVGSPVEDNEKDLVKLAKRLKKEKVNVDIINFGEEEVNTEKLTAFVNTLNGKDGTGSHLVTVPPGPSLADALISSPILAGEGGAMLGLGASDFEFGVDPSADPELALALRVSMEEQRQRQEEEARRAAAASAAEAGIATTGTEGERDSDDALLKMTISQQEFGRTGLPDLSSMTEEEQIAYAMQMSLQGAEFGQAESADMDASSAMDTSEPTKEEDDYDVMQDPEFLQSVLENLPGVDPNNEAIRNAMGSLASQATKDGKKDKKEEDKK, from the exons CGTGGACAACAGTGAGTACATGCGGAATGGGGACTTCTTACCCACCCGGCTACAGGCCCAGCAGGATGCTGTCAATATAGTCTGTCACTCCAAGACCCGCAGCAACCCTGAGAACAACGTGGGCCTCATCACACTGGCCAA TGACTGTGAAGTGCTGACCACACTCACCCCAGACACTGGCCGCATCCTGTCTAAGCTTCACACTGTCCAGCCCAAGGGCAAGATCACCTTCTGCACTGGCATCCGCGTGGCCCAT CTGGCCCTGAAGCACCGGCAGGGCAAGAATCACAAGATGCGAATCATTGCCTTTGTGGGAAGTCCTGTGGAGGACAATGAGAAGGAT CTGGTGAAGCTGGCTAAACGCCTCAAGAAGGAGAAAGTAAACGTTGACATTATCAATTTTGGGGAAGAG GAGGTGAACACGGAAAAGCTGACCGCTTTTGTAAACACATTGAACGGCAAAGACGGAACCGGTTCTCACCTGGTGACTGTGCCTCCAGGGCCCAGCTTGGCCGATGCCCTCATCAGCTCGCCCATTCTGGCTGGGGAAGGTGGCGCCATGCTGGGTCTGGGTGCCAGTGACTTTGAATTTGGAGTGGATCCCAGCGCTGATCCTGAGCTGGCCCTG GCCCTGCGTGTTTCTATGGAAGAACAGCGGCAGCGGCAAGAGGAGGAGGCACGGCGGGCAGCTGCCGCCTCTGCCGCCGAGGCGGGGATTGCCACGACCGGGactgaaggtgaaagag ACTCGGACGATGCCCTGCTCAAGATGACCATCAGCCAGCAGGAATTTGGCCGCACCGGGCTCCCTGACCTAAGCAGTATGACTGAGGAAGAGCAGATTGCTTACGCCATGCAGATGTCCCTCCAGGGTGCAG AGTTTGGCCAGGCAGAGTCAGCTGACATGGATGCCAGTTCAGCCATGGACACATCTGAGCCCACCAAG GAGGAGGATGATTATGACGTGATGCAGGACCCTGAATTCCTCCAGAGTGTCTTGGAGAACCTTCCAGGCGTGGATCCCAACAACGAGGCCATTCGAAATGCTATGGGCTCCCTGGCCTCCCAGGCCACCAAGGACGGCAAGAAGGACAAGAAGGAGGAGGACAAGAAGTGA
- the PSMD4 gene encoding 26S proteasome non-ATPase regulatory subunit 4 isoform X2, with product MVLESTMVCVDNSEYMRNGDFLPTRLQAQQDAVNIVCHSKTRSNPENNVGLITLANDCEVLTTLTPDTGRILSKLHTVQPKGKITFCTGIRVAHLALKHRQGKNHKMRIIAFVGSPVEDNEKDLVKLAKRLKKEKVNVDIINFGEEEVNTEKLTAFVNTLNGKDGTGSHLVTVPPGPSLADALISSPILAGEGGAMLGLGASDFEFGVDPSADPELALALRVSMEEQRQRQEEEARRAAAASAAEAGIATTGTEDSDDALLKMTISQQEFGRTGLPDLSSMTEEEQIAYAMQMSLQGAEFGQAESADMDASSAMDTSEPTKEEDDYDVMQDPEFLQSVLENLPGVDPNNEAIRNAMGSLASQATKDGKKDKKEEDKK from the exons CGTGGACAACAGTGAGTACATGCGGAATGGGGACTTCTTACCCACCCGGCTACAGGCCCAGCAGGATGCTGTCAATATAGTCTGTCACTCCAAGACCCGCAGCAACCCTGAGAACAACGTGGGCCTCATCACACTGGCCAA TGACTGTGAAGTGCTGACCACACTCACCCCAGACACTGGCCGCATCCTGTCTAAGCTTCACACTGTCCAGCCCAAGGGCAAGATCACCTTCTGCACTGGCATCCGCGTGGCCCAT CTGGCCCTGAAGCACCGGCAGGGCAAGAATCACAAGATGCGAATCATTGCCTTTGTGGGAAGTCCTGTGGAGGACAATGAGAAGGAT CTGGTGAAGCTGGCTAAACGCCTCAAGAAGGAGAAAGTAAACGTTGACATTATCAATTTTGGGGAAGAG GAGGTGAACACGGAAAAGCTGACCGCTTTTGTAAACACATTGAACGGCAAAGACGGAACCGGTTCTCACCTGGTGACTGTGCCTCCAGGGCCCAGCTTGGCCGATGCCCTCATCAGCTCGCCCATTCTGGCTGGGGAAGGTGGCGCCATGCTGGGTCTGGGTGCCAGTGACTTTGAATTTGGAGTGGATCCCAGCGCTGATCCTGAGCTGGCCCTG GCCCTGCGTGTTTCTATGGAAGAACAGCGGCAGCGGCAAGAGGAGGAGGCACGGCGGGCAGCTGCCGCCTCTGCCGCCGAGGCGGGGATTGCCACGACCGGGactgaag ACTCGGACGATGCCCTGCTCAAGATGACCATCAGCCAGCAGGAATTTGGCCGCACCGGGCTCCCTGACCTAAGCAGTATGACTGAGGAAGAGCAGATTGCTTACGCCATGCAGATGTCCCTCCAGGGTGCAG AGTTTGGCCAGGCAGAGTCAGCTGACATGGATGCCAGTTCAGCCATGGACACATCTGAGCCCACCAAG GAGGAGGATGATTATGACGTGATGCAGGACCCTGAATTCCTCCAGAGTGTCTTGGAGAACCTTCCAGGCGTGGATCCCAACAACGAGGCCATTCGAAATGCTATGGGCTCCCTGGCCTCCCAGGCCACCAAGGACGGCAAGAAGGACAAGAAGGAGGAGGACAAGAAGTGA